Genomic DNA from bacterium:
ATTGAATTCCCAGTTATAACCTTTTAGTCTATTTGATAATTTATTATCGGCCATATACCTTTCAACTGCAGTTTTAATTTTTCCACCAACACTTTTTACCATATTTACCTGAGACTGATTTGTGCTTAACTTACTTTCTTTCAGGAATTGATCATACTGTTGAAAGCTCATTGACAGCATTTCACTGCTGGGTATCATATTAAGCTGCGATCTGCCTGTTAGTGGGACTGAACTGCAAGTCTGAAACAGAAAAACAGTAACAACTGCAAAAACGAATGAAATAATTATTTGTTTCATAGCAACTCCTTTTAAAGTATTTTTTTAGAACTTTTATAATGTATCAAATTGAATTCTAATCACAAAAATAATATTTGAGAGAGAAATTTATGACCTAAAATTGCATTTAAATTTGGTCTTAAAATTGTCAAGTTTAAAGTGAAATCAATAATTAAAGGAGAGTTATGAAAACATTAGCAATTTTTGCAATATTATCGAGTATTATGATCTGGACGGGTTGTTCAGATGAATCGACAACCGTCGATCCTGTCACACAAAACGGTCGTCTCAAGATGTATTTGGTTGATTCCCCGGCTGCACTTGATTCTGTGATTATTTGCGTGACCAGAGTTGAAGTACATCGGGCTGGCAGTGATTCAACAAGCGGTTGGATTGTTATTAATGACTCCACCAGATATTTCGATTTATTACAGCTAACCAATGGTGCTTCAGCAGTATTAGGAGATAGTTCATTACCTGCGGGTCAATACACACAAATCAGGCTTTTTATTGGTGACGGAAGTTATGTAATCGATCAAGGAATTAAGCACGACCTTGAAGTACCGAGTGGATCGCAATCAGGATTAAAATTAATTCATCAGTTTACAATTGAAGCAGGCAAGTTATATGAACTGCTTCTTGATTTTAATGTTGAGAAATCAATTGTAATCACTGGCAACGGCCAGTATAAACTAAAACCAACTATAAGAGTAATTCCTATTGTTATTTCTGGTAGTATTTCCGGCTTGGTTCTACCTTTAGATGCTCAACCGACGATCTGGACTGTCTACGGAACAGACACGATCACAACTTATACCGATTTACAAGGCCACTTTAAATTAATGGGACTGTTACAAGGTTTGTACGATGTTAATATTATTCCACTGGATACTATGGTTTACAGAGATACTGTAATTACCGGCGTTCAGGTGATTGCAAATCAGGAGACTGACATTGATACTGTGACTCTCCTGCCTAAATGATTTAATTAAACTTCTTTCATGAGCCGCTTCTTAGCGGCTTTTTTATTTTACAGACGATACTAAAAGTGCGTTTAGTATATTTGGTTTGTAAAAACAAAAACAAATTCAGAATTAACCATAATGCAAATCGGTATAGTTGGATTACCACAATCAGGCAAGTCAACGTTATTTCAAACAATCACAAAAACCCATCTTGATGCATCATCGATGGCAAAAACTGAGACTCATCAGGCAGTGATCAAAGTGCCGGATGCTCGTCTAGATAAACTAACTGCAATTTTCAACCCGAAGAAAAAGACAAGCGCAACAATTGAAGTGCTTGATGTTGTTGGATTAAGCAAAGGGGACAGCGGATCAACCCAGTTTACAAGCAACTTTCTCGGAAAAGTTAAAACCAACGATGCATTGATACAGGTAGTAAGATTATTTAATAATGAACTAGTTCCTCATCCTGATGGATCGGTGAATATGATGAGAGACATTGATGCCTTCGAAACAGAATTTATTTTTTCTGACCTGGCAATCATTGAAAAAAGAATTGACACAGTTAAAAAGCAAGTACAGAAAACTCAGGATGATAAGCTTAAAAGAGAATTACCACTTCTTGAAAAATGTTATGGGCTGCTGCAGGAAGAAAAACCATTGAGAGATGCTCATCTTACAAATGATGAAATGAAAGTATTAAATTCGTTCCAGCTTCTAACAATAAAGCCAATGCTAATTGCACTTAATCTCGATGAATCTCAGGTGAATGATACTTCAAAGTATCTTGATGAGCTCATAAAGAAAAAATTAAGCAAGAATACAAAAGCACTTTTCTTTTTTGGGAAGATCGAACAGGAAATGTCAGAACTCGCTGAAAAAGAAGCAGAAATTTTTATGAACGAGTACGGAATCAAAGAATCTGCACTGAACAGTATAATCAGAGAAGCCTATGATCTGCTCGGTCTTCAATCATTCTTCACCTGCGGCGATACTGAATGCCGTGCCTGGACAATTTAAAAAGGTTCAACGGCTCAAGAAGCTGCAGGAGAAATTCACACCGACTTCTACAACAAATTCATTCGTGCTGAAGTTGTCGGATATGATGATTTTATTTCTGCCGGTACATTCGCAAAAGCAAAAGAGCAGGGTACCTGGAGATTGGAAGGAAAAGAATACATTGTTAAAGATGGGGATATTATGATCATTCGCCACGGCTGACGCTTAAAACTAAATTTTATAGACAGTTTTTACCTCGTGTATTTCCATTTTACTTTTCATGACTTAATTCATCTTGAAATACATTTAATTTTTAGGAATGCAAGTTGCTCTTGGAACAAAGATAAAATAAAAATTAGCAACAGTTGGTAACGACAAAATTTCCAGCTAATTTTAAAGCTAAGATTACGATTCATCCGTACATCGCATCCGTTTGAAAAATAACTTTTTTCATTAAATACATATAGGGAGATATAAGTGATGATTAATATAAAATCACTTGGCTGTCTTTTAATTGTTTTGATTCACTCCATTTCCTTCGCACAATGGATATCGATCGATAAATATTCCATCCCCGATTCACCACCAATTGTTCAACTGATAAGTGATGATGCTTATAGCACAATAATCAAAGTTGATTTGCCGGGCTTTCGCATCAGGGAATTTACATCTGATGGGAAAACTTACCACGAGATTAACTGCGGAGGTGAAGCGATAACATCTGAAGTTGGTTATCCTGAAATATCTCATATAGCTAAGATGCTTGCGATCCCGGACGATGGAACTTTGAGTATAGAAATAATTGAATCATCACCTGTTCAGGTTTTCAAAGGAATAAATATTCCGCCTGCGAGAGAAAGCTGGGTAGAAGGACAACCCGAAACACCGTATGCAGAAAATCTGCTGGCTTATTCTTCTGAAGATATTTACCCAAGCACGTATGCAAAAGCAGATGATCCCGTGATCTTCAGGGATTTTAGAATAGCACGCATTTCAATTTTTCCGATTCGGTATTCACCTTCAAAACATGAAATTCATGCGGTTTCATCTATTACAATCAAAGTGAATTACCAGTCGGGTCCCGGACTCAATGCAAAAATGACTCTTCCGAAACCAATCGCTCCGGCATTCGCTAAACTATACCGAAAGTACATTCTTAATTATGATGAAATATTACAGCGC
This window encodes:
- a CDS encoding DUF4382 domain-containing protein, with the protein product MKTLAIFAILSSIMIWTGCSDESTTVDPVTQNGRLKMYLVDSPAALDSVIICVTRVEVHRAGSDSTSGWIVINDSTRYFDLLQLTNGASAVLGDSSLPAGQYTQIRLFIGDGSYVIDQGIKHDLEVPSGSQSGLKLIHQFTIEAGKLYELLLDFNVEKSIVITGNGQYKLKPTIRVIPIVISGSISGLVLPLDAQPTIWTVYGTDTITTYTDLQGHFKLMGLLQGLYDVNIIPLDTMVYRDTVITGVQVIANQETDIDTVTLLPK